One window from the genome of Pedobacter schmidteae encodes:
- a CDS encoding TlpA disulfide reductase family protein translates to MIKKSLTLAVTALLLAGSCFAQKGKTVTFTGTVKFPDTENKYQIYLGKYEGEGFKKAFKAFDSTKVDANNNFSFKVPADKPDFYQVRVYYFDRIDFWADKDNIHVNVRGIDTAKRKIKNPPYIYMENTSTNNDLINDVKLISYLHYQNQIAVSQERYRAGLSKDSLWINYAKNGFDHINKDFDTRIKYTINKYKDQPAVLYALSALSWKRDGEFLMSTLDNLIKKYPWLTQAKDQKKEILDNMAQTAKIANGRKAPDFAYPDVNGKKWSPKDFKGKYLIIDFWASWCGPCRQEIPHLKEVYKKYQNKGLDILAVSVDAREADWKKAMAEEKMAWPQVNAKESKPVMASYLFSGIPYLVVVDKEGNIIEKNLRGESLDKKLKEIFGF, encoded by the coding sequence ATGATTAAAAAGAGTTTAACACTGGCTGTTACAGCCTTGTTATTGGCAGGCAGCTGCTTTGCCCAGAAAGGAAAAACGGTAACTTTTACAGGGACCGTTAAGTTTCCTGATACCGAAAACAAATACCAGATTTATTTAGGCAAATATGAAGGCGAAGGGTTTAAAAAAGCCTTTAAAGCTTTTGATAGTACCAAAGTAGATGCTAACAATAACTTCTCCTTTAAAGTACCTGCCGATAAACCGGATTTTTATCAGGTACGGGTTTATTATTTCGATCGCATTGATTTTTGGGCCGATAAAGACAATATCCATGTAAATGTAAGGGGGATTGATACGGCAAAGAGGAAAATAAAGAACCCACCATATATTTATATGGAAAACACTTCGACTAACAATGATCTGATTAATGATGTAAAGTTGATTAGTTATCTTCATTATCAAAACCAGATTGCGGTAAGCCAGGAACGTTATAGAGCCGGTTTATCGAAAGACAGTCTGTGGATCAATTATGCAAAAAATGGGTTTGATCATATCAACAAAGACTTTGATACCCGCATTAAGTATACCATCAACAAATACAAAGACCAACCAGCTGTATTGTATGCGCTAAGTGCCTTAAGTTGGAAAAGGGACGGCGAATTTTTAATGTCGACATTGGATAACCTCATTAAAAAATATCCATGGTTGACACAGGCGAAGGATCAAAAAAAGGAAATCCTGGACAATATGGCCCAAACGGCTAAAATTGCTAATGGCAGGAAAGCACCTGATTTTGCTTATCCTGACGTAAACGGCAAAAAATGGAGCCCTAAGGACTTTAAAGGTAAATACTTGATTATCGATTTCTGGGCTTCATGGTGTGGCCCTTGTCGCCAGGAAATTCCACACTTAAAGGAAGTGTACAAAAAGTACCAAAATAAAGGGCTCGACATTTTGGCTGTTTCGGTAGATGCCAGAGAAGCCGATTGGAAAAAGGCGATGGCCGAAGAGAAAATGGCATGGCCTCAGGTGAATGCCAAAGAGTCGAAACCTGTGATGGCTTCTTATTTGTTTAGCGGTATTCCTTATCTGGTTGTGGTGGATAAAGAAGGAAACATTATCGAGAAGAATTTACGTGGCGAAAGCCTGGATAAAAAATTAAAAGAAATCTTTGGGTTCTAA
- a CDS encoding TonB-dependent receptor, whose amino-acid sequence MKILFYLAFGMALIRPVYAQKVKPPVKVADTNYKNTTVQQLKEVVVKDNRIQLRKEEETLNIEVVDTEFIQRNLGGSLMKTLERLPGIKTIGIGSGQSKPLVRGLGFNRVVVVDKGVKHEGQQWGADHGLEIDQFAASEVELIKGAASFVYGSDAIAGAIVVKQPKVPIDNVVGGSVDLIGKTNNGLYGSSINLYGRKQNWFADARFTYQSYGDYRVPADTLYVYDYAVRLYKNQLRNTAGKESNIHLNAGFVKDHFRSVFYLSNTYSNSGFFANAHGLEPRNVDVGLHDASSRDILMPSQRVNHFKLINRTAYQNADHLLEAELGYQRNFRQEHSHYVNHGFMPAIYPADMTIPANLEREFDKSVYSFNLRDRIAVGKHTFTAGINTEYQDNTINGWTFLVPSFNQITAGAFVHDQLKLNNRVLLHGAFRYDYGKLQLFEYKDWFSSETLKDGVKTNAYLSRAENLTRNFNSLVWSAGLNYRLDRLMLKANVGKSFRMPIAKELGANGVNYHYFSYERGNPRLSPEQSYQIDVSLGWNADRWSLQLSPFYNYFPNYIYLNPTAEHDRYYGAGNQIFQYAESKVIRYGGELQFKYKWLKELSSEVLAEYLYAEQRSGDKKGYTLPFSPPASALFNLTYSRSWNRGFEDTYLSVDYRITARQHHIVPPEKKTAGYQVVNVQAGTKMKLHAQPLVISLQVQNLFNTRYLNHTSFYRLIELPEAGRNLVLSLKIPFAIPFRK is encoded by the coding sequence ATGAAAATACTTTTTTATCTGGCCTTCGGTATGGCGCTGATACGGCCTGTTTATGCCCAGAAAGTTAAGCCTCCGGTTAAGGTGGCTGACACCAATTATAAGAACACAACGGTACAACAGCTTAAAGAAGTTGTGGTAAAGGACAACCGCATTCAGTTGAGGAAAGAAGAGGAAACGTTAAATATTGAAGTGGTAGACACTGAATTTATACAGCGCAACCTTGGAGGTAGTTTGATGAAAACACTGGAACGCTTACCTGGAATAAAAACCATTGGCATTGGTTCGGGGCAGTCTAAACCATTGGTTCGTGGACTCGGTTTTAACAGAGTAGTGGTGGTAGATAAAGGCGTAAAGCACGAAGGGCAGCAATGGGGGGCAGATCATGGTTTGGAAATAGACCAGTTTGCAGCTTCGGAGGTAGAATTAATTAAAGGCGCTGCTTCTTTTGTGTACGGATCGGATGCCATCGCAGGTGCAATTGTGGTTAAACAGCCTAAGGTGCCTATAGATAACGTTGTTGGTGGCTCGGTTGATCTGATCGGCAAAACCAATAATGGTTTATATGGCAGCTCGATAAACCTATATGGCCGAAAGCAAAACTGGTTTGCAGATGCCCGCTTTACCTACCAGAGCTATGGCGATTACCGTGTTCCTGCTGATACACTTTATGTGTATGATTACGCGGTACGGCTGTATAAAAATCAGCTGAGGAATACCGCAGGTAAGGAAAGCAATATTCATCTGAATGCGGGCTTTGTTAAGGATCATTTCCGCTCGGTATTTTACTTGAGCAATACCTATAGCAATAGTGGTTTTTTTGCGAATGCGCATGGTTTGGAACCCAGAAATGTGGATGTGGGATTGCATGATGCCTCCAGCAGGGACATATTGATGCCCAGCCAGCGGGTTAATCATTTTAAACTGATTAACCGTACAGCCTATCAAAACGCCGATCATTTGCTGGAAGCCGAATTGGGGTATCAGCGAAATTTCAGACAGGAACATAGCCATTATGTAAATCATGGTTTTATGCCCGCCATCTATCCGGCAGATATGACCATTCCGGCCAATCTGGAAAGGGAGTTTGATAAATCGGTTTATTCCTTCAATTTGCGCGACCGCATTGCTGTTGGAAAACATACATTTACAGCAGGTATCAATACCGAATATCAGGACAATACCATTAATGGCTGGACTTTTCTGGTGCCTTCTTTTAACCAGATCACAGCGGGGGCCTTTGTCCATGATCAACTCAAATTGAATAACCGTGTGTTGCTACATGGTGCCTTCAGATATGATTATGGTAAGCTGCAGCTGTTTGAATACAAAGATTGGTTTAGTTCAGAAACCTTAAAAGATGGTGTCAAAACCAATGCTTACCTGAGCAGGGCCGAAAACCTGACCCGGAATTTTAACAGTTTGGTATGGTCGGCCGGGTTAAATTACCGCCTCGACCGGTTGATGCTGAAAGCCAATGTTGGTAAAAGCTTTCGCATGCCTATTGCCAAAGAGTTGGGCGCCAACGGTGTAAACTACCATTATTTCAGTTACGAGCGAGGTAATCCGAGACTTTCGCCCGAACAATCTTATCAGATTGATGTAAGCCTGGGTTGGAATGCCGATCGCTGGTCGCTGCAGTTGAGCCCATTTTACAATTACTTTCCCAATTATATCTACCTGAATCCGACGGCAGAACACGATCGTTATTATGGCGCCGGAAACCAGATTTTTCAGTATGCGGAAAGTAAGGTGATACGTTATGGAGGCGAGCTTCAGTTTAAATACAAATGGCTCAAAGAATTGAGCTCGGAAGTATTGGCCGAATATTTATATGCAGAACAACGCTCAGGGGATAAAAAGGGATATACCCTGCCATTTTCTCCGCCGGCATCTGCATTGTTCAACCTTACTTATTCCCGTTCCTGGAACAGAGGATTCGAGGATACTTATCTGTCAGTCGATTATCGCATCACTGCCCGTCAACATCATATTGTTCCACCCGAAAAAAAGACAGCTGGTTATCAGGTGGTCAATGTTCAGGCAGGAACAAAGATGAAGTTACATGCACAGCCACTGGTGATCAGTCTGCAAGTGCAAAATCTGTTCAACACCAGGTATTTGAACCATACCAGTTTTTACAGGTTGATTGAATTGCCCGAGGCAGGGCGGAACCTGGTGTTGTCGCTTAAAATTCCTTTCGCTATTCCTTTTCGGAAATGA
- a CDS encoding DUF4625 domain-containing protein — protein sequence MKIVKVILAFLLFGATFTACKKDKTVEPEKAIPTAQNMEIGSGNNKQGLIGRDFHLNADVVAADKIKDVQVKILQKSTETYTAKWKLELLWEEYKGAKNTNVHKHFTIPADAPEGKYDFYFIVNDESGTKLEIKVDFTIVDPTKMPVDPKIGRDILSRNETMIYYMDTWVEKELVFKKNDVLKANAQITGIKGDGILYSVLIKRKANYFPETIDQLDLSKAIVITKVEHKDLPAASKISTLKKLANDTWGGQDITIGANADNNEPAANPITGNKAWESGQYNWVILYKNTTHNMNVYKSIPVTVTIN from the coding sequence ATGAAAATCGTTAAAGTTATCCTGGCATTCTTACTATTTGGAGCCACTTTTACCGCCTGTAAAAAGGACAAAACAGTGGAGCCGGAAAAGGCTATCCCTACTGCCCAAAATATGGAAATTGGCTCTGGAAATAATAAGCAGGGACTAATAGGAAGAGATTTCCACTTGAATGCCGACGTGGTAGCTGCGGATAAAATAAAAGACGTTCAGGTCAAAATATTACAAAAGAGCACAGAAACTTATACGGCCAAATGGAAACTGGAATTGTTATGGGAGGAGTACAAAGGGGCAAAAAATACCAATGTACATAAGCACTTTACCATCCCGGCCGATGCACCGGAGGGTAAATATGACTTTTATTTCATCGTGAATGATGAGAGCGGAACGAAATTGGAAATCAAAGTAGATTTTACCATTGTTGATCCTACAAAAATGCCTGTTGATCCTAAAATTGGACGTGATATCCTTTCCCGCAACGAAACTATGATTTATTATATGGATACCTGGGTAGAGAAGGAACTCGTATTTAAAAAGAACGATGTGTTGAAGGCCAATGCGCAGATTACCGGAATCAAAGGTGATGGAATACTATACTCAGTATTGATCAAAAGGAAAGCCAATTATTTCCCTGAAACAATCGATCAACTGGATTTGAGTAAAGCGATTGTCATTACCAAAGTAGAACACAAAGATTTGCCTGCCGCTTCAAAAATCTCCACCCTAAAAAAACTGGCCAACGACACCTGGGGAGGTCAGGATATTACGATTGGGGCAAATGCGGATAACAACGAACCGGCCGCAAACCCTATAACGGGTAACAAAGCCTGGGAATCGGGACAGTACAATTGGGTTATACTTTATAAAAATACGACTCATAATATGAATGTATATAAGTCCATTCCTGTTACCGTTACTATTAATTAG
- a CDS encoding DUF4625 domain-containing protein yields MKIYHKLTFLTAILIILLGSCSKDKESIDTAYPIIDNSASDAFPKQCSVLKRGEKFTFRATLTDNVQLGSVSIDIHHNFDHHTHSTEIDDCGMEPKKVPVKPFLLIQNFPIPAGQKTYQLNTELNIPSDIDPGDYHFMIRLTDKEGWQTIKGLSIKIQ; encoded by the coding sequence ATGAAAATATACCATAAGCTCACATTTCTGACAGCCATATTAATTATACTCCTGGGTAGCTGTAGCAAAGACAAAGAAAGTATTGATACCGCTTACCCTATAATTGACAATTCAGCAAGCGATGCCTTTCCAAAGCAGTGCAGCGTGCTAAAAAGGGGAGAAAAATTTACATTTAGGGCCACATTAACTGATAATGTACAACTCGGATCGGTTAGTATAGATATCCACCACAATTTTGATCATCATACCCATAGTACTGAAATTGACGACTGTGGTATGGAGCCTAAAAAAGTACCGGTAAAACCGTTCCTGCTAATTCAGAACTTTCCAATCCCGGCCGGACAAAAGACCTATCAGCTAAATACCGAATTGAATATCCCTTCGGACATCGATCCAGGCGATTACCACTTTATGATTCGTCTTACTGACAAAGAAGGTTGGCAGACCATCAAAGGTTTAAGCATCAAAATCCAATAA
- a CDS encoding RNA polymerase sigma factor, with protein sequence MKELNALSDHQLLEFCRNGNDKAFDTIFQRYFKALYNLSLKYVRNTEVAEELTMDLMMWVWQKRDINFCPDGNFKAYIFRAMRNSIISFFRKKTLATEPIELYHEETVEDSRQADHDQMYADIENCFQQKLNELSPQRRKVYEMSREDEMTYPQIARKLNLSANTVKSHMTFSLNHLRKSMQEYLDVTTVMIFLGWFIK encoded by the coding sequence ATGAAGGAATTAAATGCTTTATCAGACCATCAGCTATTGGAATTTTGTCGCAATGGTAACGATAAAGCTTTCGATACCATCTTCCAGCGCTACTTCAAAGCCCTTTATAATTTGTCGCTCAAATATGTCAGAAATACAGAGGTGGCCGAAGAGCTGACGATGGATCTGATGATGTGGGTTTGGCAAAAGCGGGATATTAATTTCTGTCCTGATGGCAATTTTAAGGCCTATATATTTAGAGCGATGCGTAATAGCATTATTAGTTTTTTCAGGAAAAAAACGCTGGCTACCGAACCTATTGAACTTTATCATGAAGAAACCGTAGAAGATTCCCGTCAGGCCGATCACGATCAGATGTATGCTGATATAGAAAACTGTTTCCAGCAAAAACTGAATGAGTTGAGCCCGCAACGTAGAAAAGTTTATGAAATGAGCAGGGAAGACGAAATGACCTATCCACAGATTGCGCGTAAGCTAAACCTTTCGGCCAATACGGTTAAAAGTCATATGACATTTTCATTAAATCACCTTCGCAAAAGCATGCAGGAATACCTGGATGTGACCACCGTAATGATCTTTTTGGGCTGGTTTATTAAATAA
- a CDS encoding FecR family protein produces MQQETDRELLKKYLRGECSPAELERVKACFRMPWATEMLHQLMEAESAQDWERQTEERLRFLECNIGSGHFEEAGSDMQMETWKAKFEQRKAAVHPTSNDQQQAGFFKRHSFLKYAAVWIPLVLGIGIYAMSRLKEAEAPAHQLNANLLMKTFSTVKGQRAKVILSDSTVVYMGPGSKLKYPDQFADTTRRISLEGEAFFEVAHNPHKPFIISTGNVETRVLGTSFKVNAVAGMPFGVQVATGKVRVDRIGGPQTEHLAILTPGQEVKLSNLQSAPVTGQVAIADVKGWKNSRLVFKDQPLKAIATQLERAYNVQFSFKHSVKAAEIVTVTLQDNVPLNQTLRVLSSGAGFRYIIDGKNILIY; encoded by the coding sequence ATGCAGCAAGAAACAGATAGAGAATTATTAAAGAAATACCTGAGGGGTGAATGTAGCCCTGCAGAATTGGAGCGCGTAAAAGCCTGTTTTAGGATGCCATGGGCTACCGAAATGCTGCATCAGCTGATGGAAGCCGAGTCGGCGCAAGACTGGGAGCGACAGACTGAGGAGCGTTTGAGGTTTTTGGAGTGTAACATAGGATCAGGTCATTTTGAGGAGGCGGGTTCCGATATGCAGATGGAAACCTGGAAGGCAAAATTTGAACAAAGGAAAGCTGCAGTACATCCTACCTCAAATGACCAGCAGCAGGCCGGTTTTTTTAAGCGTCATTCGTTTCTTAAATATGCTGCGGTATGGATTCCGCTGGTGCTGGGTATTGGCATATATGCCATGAGCCGTCTAAAGGAGGCGGAAGCTCCGGCGCATCAGCTCAACGCCAACTTGCTGATGAAAACATTTAGCACGGTAAAAGGGCAGCGTGCAAAAGTAATTCTTTCTGATAGCACAGTAGTATATATGGGGCCAGGCAGTAAACTCAAATATCCCGATCAGTTTGCCGACACGACGAGACGTATTTCATTAGAGGGGGAGGCTTTCTTTGAAGTAGCCCATAACCCGCACAAACCTTTTATCATCAGTACAGGAAATGTTGAAACCCGGGTGCTGGGCACTTCATTCAAAGTAAATGCTGTTGCGGGAATGCCTTTTGGTGTGCAGGTGGCCACAGGGAAAGTAAGGGTTGATCGGATCGGCGGACCACAAACAGAACACCTGGCCATACTTACGCCAGGGCAGGAGGTAAAATTGTCCAATTTGCAAAGTGCCCCGGTAACCGGGCAGGTAGCGATAGCTGATGTCAAAGGCTGGAAAAATTCCAGACTGGTATTTAAAGATCAGCCGCTAAAAGCTATAGCCACACAGTTGGAACGCGCATATAATGTTCAGTTTAGTTTTAAGCATAGTGTAAAGGCCGCAGAGATTGTAACCGTAACTCTTCAGGATAATGTGCCTTTAAACCAAACGCTTAGGGTGCTGAGTTCGGGCGCAGGATTTAGATATATCATAGATGGTAAGAACATTTTAATTTATTAA
- a CDS encoding TonB-dependent receptor domain-containing protein produces the protein MKWKPETGLLTDYLPEGILNRITFKYMQKGSIANPSFFLGPDGSRFLRIIYLLMKCSFILLFTKLTLVGMLYANTVTGQDLSRKVDLKIEGMGIKESLLQIEAKSGVKFLLPQKVLDISAKKVNINVPAITVAEAIKNVLSNSGIRYKIVDHYVVIEAIPVQQRITGKVIDAVNKETLPGVSIRVKGVQGGTTTDGNGSFSLTITQSEATLVFSYMGYNNREVKVDKNSNNLTVALSATSTALNEVTVQARRKANTSVAVLDERKKSSIIQDAISSELIEKTGSITTTQALQRVSGVTVTDDKYVAIRGLGDRSVIGQLNGVRLASSDPDRSTIPLDLVPASLLDNVTIYKTVTPDKPADAAAGIVELKTKSVPEKETFEIIAQTGLNSNVGLSGRYNSFWNSDMGTFGGKISDKNLTADFKNLAQQYPAGLGSIQNMIANSNYSPTAYQEVNRINNIMQSFDPVMTTQYKRAPLNQLYSATYGNSYDIFKKHKLGLVLGGNYYRRISDVNGGDLTQYSIYQGVVTGNKDVYSPRNIPNYITPNSLYMGKYQTYKENTGVETLNYGTLVGLTYRFNRLNEISMQYLGSWGGESKATNLYGRYEYTGLPGDVNTTTYSLKQTFRNLNTFNLQGEHKLSDKELSPRLSYNVASSRSKQNDPDFRFASLADYMPRGGGWYERPAVGAGSGAGGKVFSKHLYALTSGYVNGFGSYGIIQAEPNGRRWRNLDEKNYNYKADLNIPFKLFGQMQQLKTGVNYLFRDRSFTENQLFLPGSNFTTNKAVPLYDAEGNLNRLVSSEIIGVKMPSANQGEGMMPVGGFLYNSQKSPNNYTGYFETNAFYGMVDLKLTEKLRVAGGVRFEMTNIGSKVDTAGVFLDPSLTAGGADGSRIPLNPINPNSIYKTDYKPFYSVNATYTLNDNMNFRAAYNTTLARPELREITNVFEFDAFQMGLVVGNPNLKNQYTQNLDFRWEWFPEKGEVLAISAFGKHIENQLVKVFSLQTAGLAATYPEFPTIQFQNDPNKGRVWGIELEVVKSLGTVWDPLKNFYFGSNLLLAQSDIKKTPERYEAIRSLDRYTPKNSPLFEQAPYSINTWLNYENPKSGSDFTLTFNMVGERLVQINLTGEPDLYTMPVPVLDFVFSQRITKSIKFKGYAKNILNPDIKTVYANPQTGGKWYGKEYINRSFTRGAEIMLGFTYNLFK, from the coding sequence ATGAAATGGAAGCCGGAAACCGGCCTATTAACAGATTATTTGCCCGAGGGCATTTTAAACCGTATAACATTCAAATATATGCAAAAAGGATCAATAGCTAATCCTTCATTTTTTTTGGGACCTGATGGCTCCAGATTTTTAAGAATAATTTACTTGCTGATGAAATGTTCATTTATCCTGTTGTTTACTAAGCTTACCCTGGTAGGGATGCTGTATGCCAACACCGTTACCGGTCAGGATCTTAGCCGCAAGGTAGATCTGAAGATTGAGGGTATGGGGATTAAAGAAAGCTTGCTGCAGATAGAGGCTAAAAGTGGGGTCAAGTTTTTACTGCCGCAAAAGGTCCTCGACATCAGCGCGAAAAAAGTAAACATCAACGTTCCGGCTATTACAGTAGCCGAAGCTATTAAAAATGTCCTTTCCAACTCAGGTATCCGATATAAAATTGTGGATCATTATGTGGTAATTGAAGCCATCCCCGTCCAGCAGCGCATCACGGGCAAAGTAATTGATGCAGTGAACAAGGAGACTTTACCGGGTGTGTCTATCCGGGTAAAAGGCGTGCAGGGGGGCACCACAACAGATGGCAATGGTAGCTTTAGTCTGACGATTACCCAATCCGAAGCTACATTGGTTTTCAGCTATATGGGTTACAATAACCGGGAGGTTAAAGTAGATAAAAATAGCAATAACTTAACTGTTGCCCTTAGTGCCACGAGTACCGCATTGAACGAGGTGACAGTACAGGCCAGAAGAAAGGCGAATACCAGTGTTGCAGTATTGGATGAAAGGAAAAAATCTTCTATTATACAAGATGCCATTTCTTCGGAATTGATTGAAAAGACAGGTAGTATTACCACTACACAGGCCTTGCAAAGAGTATCGGGTGTAACAGTAACTGACGATAAATATGTCGCTATACGTGGTTTGGGCGACAGAAGTGTGATTGGTCAGCTCAATGGCGTTCGTCTGGCTTCTTCGGATCCCGACAGGAGTACCATTCCGTTAGACCTGGTACCGGCATCTTTATTGGACAACGTTACCATTTATAAGACGGTAACACCAGATAAACCCGCCGATGCTGCAGCCGGTATTGTCGAATTGAAAACCAAATCGGTACCCGAAAAGGAAACCTTCGAAATCATCGCACAAACTGGCCTAAACTCCAATGTTGGTTTAAGCGGCCGTTATAATAGTTTCTGGAATAGTGATATGGGCACTTTCGGGGGTAAAATCAGCGACAAAAATCTGACTGCGGATTTTAAAAATCTTGCTCAGCAGTATCCTGCCGGATTGGGGTCCATACAAAATATGATTGCCAATAGCAATTACAGTCCAACAGCTTATCAGGAAGTAAACCGGATCAACAACATCATGCAGTCGTTTGATCCGGTAATGACTACCCAATATAAAAGGGCCCCGCTCAATCAGTTGTATTCGGCTACTTATGGAAATAGTTACGACATCTTTAAAAAACACAAACTGGGTCTGGTATTAGGGGGCAATTATTATCGCCGTATCAGCGATGTAAATGGCGGGGATTTAACCCAGTATAGTATTTATCAGGGGGTAGTTACAGGGAATAAAGATGTTTATAGTCCACGTAATATTCCAAACTACATCACCCCTAATAGTCTGTACATGGGTAAATACCAGACTTATAAAGAAAATACAGGTGTGGAAACCCTTAACTACGGTACCTTGGTAGGTTTAACCTATCGGTTTAACCGCCTTAACGAAATCAGCATGCAATATCTGGGTAGTTGGGGTGGCGAAAGTAAGGCCACAAACCTGTACGGTCGCTACGAATATACAGGCCTGCCGGGAGATGTAAATACAACTACCTACTCTTTAAAGCAGACTTTTCGTAACCTCAATACTTTTAATTTACAAGGTGAACATAAGCTTTCTGATAAGGAATTGTCGCCCCGTTTAAGTTATAATGTGGCTAGCTCCAGATCAAAGCAGAATGATCCCGACTTTCGTTTCGCAAGTCTGGCCGACTATATGCCGCGTGGCGGAGGTTGGTATGAAAGGCCAGCGGTGGGTGCCGGAAGTGGTGCCGGAGGCAAGGTATTCAGTAAGCACCTTTATGCACTTACCTCGGGATATGTAAATGGTTTTGGTAGCTATGGCATTATTCAGGCCGAACCCAACGGGCGCAGATGGCGTAACCTGGACGAGAAAAATTACAATTACAAGGCCGATTTAAATATACCATTTAAGCTGTTTGGGCAAATGCAGCAGCTAAAAACAGGTGTCAATTACCTGTTCCGGGACAGAAGCTTTACCGAAAATCAGCTTTTTTTGCCGGGATCTAATTTTACGACGAATAAGGCTGTCCCGCTATACGATGCAGAAGGTAATTTGAACCGTTTGGTAAGCAGCGAAATTATTGGCGTTAAAATGCCTTCTGCCAATCAGGGCGAAGGGATGATGCCTGTTGGAGGTTTTCTATACAACAGTCAGAAATCGCCAAATAATTACACAGGTTATTTTGAAACGAATGCCTTTTATGGAATGGTTGATTTGAAGCTGACCGAAAAACTGCGTGTAGCCGGTGGTGTTCGTTTTGAGATGACAAATATCGGATCAAAAGTAGATACTGCAGGCGTATTCTTAGACCCCTCATTAACAGCGGGGGGAGCTGATGGCAGCCGTATTCCTTTAAATCCGATCAATCCTAATTCAATATACAAAACCGACTACAAGCCTTTCTATTCGGTAAATGCTACCTATACGTTAAATGATAACATGAATTTCCGCGCGGCTTATAATACTACTTTGGCCAGACCGGAATTAAGAGAGATTACCAATGTTTTTGAGTTTGACGCTTTTCAAATGGGACTTGTGGTAGGTAATCCAAACCTTAAAAATCAGTACACGCAAAACCTGGACTTCAGATGGGAATGGTTCCCCGAAAAAGGTGAGGTATTGGCCATTTCTGCATTTGGCAAGCATATCGAAAATCAATTGGTAAAGGTGTTTAGTTTACAAACCGCAGGTTTAGCGGCCACTTATCCGGAGTTTCCGACTATTCAGTTCCAGAACGATCCTAATAAGGGTAGAGTTTGGGGTATTGAGCTGGAAGTAGTAAAAAGCCTGGGCACGGTGTGGGATCCGCTGAAGAATTTTTATTTCGGATCTAACTTACTCTTAGCGCAAAGTGACATCAAGAAAACACCCGAACGTTATGAAGCCATCCGTTCACTGGATCGTTATACACCAAAAAATAGTCCATTGTTTGAACAGGCTCCTTATTCTATCAATACCTGGTTGAACTATGAGAACCCAAAATCGGGCTCCGACTTTACACTAACATTTAATATGGTGGGCGAACGTTTGGTACAAATTAACCTTACTGGCGAACCTGATTTATACACTATGCCTGTACCTGTTCTTGATTTTGTTTTCAGTCAGCGCATCACTAAAAGCATCAAGTTTAAAGGATATGCTAAAAATATCCTTAATCCCGATATAAAAACGGTTTATGCGAACCCTCAAACCGGTGGTAAATGGTACGGTAAGGAATACATCAACCGGAGTTTTACCCGCGGTGCCGAAATCATGTTGGGCTTTACCTATAATCTGTTTAAATAA